The following are encoded together in the Macadamia integrifolia cultivar HAES 741 chromosome 10, SCU_Mint_v3, whole genome shotgun sequence genome:
- the LOC122090708 gene encoding ethylene-responsive transcription factor ERF086-like gives MSTSYTFKTEETNSTQAGFIRTQSKTPSSQSNERRGRRKQAEPGRFLGVRRRPWGRYAAEIRDPTTKERHWLGTFDTAYEAALAYDKAALSMKGTQARTNFIYSHNTSFHSLLTPFDAQAFLQPPQLLGNANTSIPQVHVQSVQDICSTQASSESASINDNFLFSSDFQSGYLESILPDNYLKTATKPTNLESECSPHLVTSSHRIPPSMGYQTTDQCSMNCSETQNVIMVPSSTEGQPHSNNNADSVDNLNGSAKDLSLISNNFPFLDELNNGFWSYEQSWELTAAMEGNPLMVEDECLGAFYPYIDLPGYCPPLPSCSDVIDLGYSLF, from the coding sequence ATGTCCACCTCCTATACCttcaaaacagaagaaaccAACTCTACTCAGGCAGGTTTCATTAGAACCCAATCCAAAACACCTTCATCCCAGTCTAATGAAAGAAGAGGTAGAAGAAAGCAAGCAGAACCAGGGAGGTTCCTTGGCGTGAGGCGCCGCCCTTGGGGCAGATATGCTGCTGAAATCAGAGACCCTACAACCAAGGAAAGGCACTGGCTTGGGACATTTGATACTGCTTATGAAGCAGCTCTTGCTTATGACAAAGCTGCTCTCTCCATGAAGGGAACCCAAGCAAGAACCAACTTCATCTACTCTCATAATACATCCTTTCACTCTCTCCTTACACCTTTTGATGCTCAAGCCTTCCTACAACCTCCACAGCTCCTTGGCAATGCCAATACAAGCATCCCTCAGGTCCATGTCCAATCAGTCCAGGACATTTGTAGCACTCAAGCTTCCAGTGAGTCAGCCTCCATTAATGATaacttccttttctcttctgaTTTTCAATCTGGCTACCTAGAGAGTATCCTTCCTGATAATTACTTGAAAACTGCTACAAAGCCCACAAATTTAGAGTCTGAATGCTCTCCCCACTTGGTGACTTCTTCGCATCGGATCCCACCATCCATGGGGTATCAGACCACGGATCAATGTTCCATGAATTGCTCCGAGACACAGAATGTGATCATGGTTCCTTCTTCTACGGAAGGTCAACCTCATAGCAACAACAATGCAGATTCAGTGGATAACTTGAATGGATCAGCAAAGGATTTGAGTTTGATCTCCAAtaattttcctttcttggaTGAGCTTAATAATGGCTTTTGGAGCTATGAGCAGTCATGGGAGCTTACTGCTGCAATGGAGGGGAACCCTTTAATGGTGGAAGATGAGTGTCTTGGAGCTTTCTACCCCTACATTGACCTTCCCGGGTACTGTCCACCACTTCCCTCTTGTAGTGATGTAATAGACTTGGGTTACTCTTTATTTTAA